CCACATATATGATTTCGTTTGTTTATTTACTTAAACTAATGAAATCAACTAAGGTGTTTGCTTTTGATGTATGAAGGTCCTGGTTGTTCATCTGTTGGAGTTGGAGCTCTAATTGAGCATGGCCCTTTCAAACCGAGAGACAATAATGTTCTTGAAAAGAATCATTATAGTTGGAACAAAGGTGAACCAACAACTTTGTAAATTCTATGCTTTGTTTTAAAGGGGTCATGAtatcaaatatgttttttattcaaaatcaaAACTGCTGattgattttttgttgttttcagTGGCAAATGTGCTATACTTGGAATCACCGGCTGGTGTTGGATTTTCCTACTCTAGCAATAAATCTTTCTATACCTTGGTGACAGATGAAATTACAGCTAGGGATAATCTTGTTTTCCTACAACGCTGGTTCATTGAATTCCCTGAGTACTCAAACAACAACTTTTTCATTACAGGGGAGAGCTATGCTGgtataaagaaataattaaaatgaatttacaaTGTATCACTTTTGAAACTGCAATATGGTAATACGAGCTTGTTTTGCAGGTCACTATGCTCCACAACTTGCCCAACTTATTGTTCAAACCAAGAGCAACATCAATCTCAAGGGAATAGCAGTGAGTGCAAAAGGGAAATTTTGGATAATTATAACATAATGAGTAATATGGTATATTTAGTAAGTATAATATAATGAgatcaaaatatatatgttaatatcTGCAGATTGGGAATCCTCTGATGGAATTTGACACTGATTTGAACTCCAAAGCTGAATTCCTTTGGTCCCACGGATTGATTTCAGATCCAACTTATGATCTCTTCACCAGAGTCTGCAACTACTCAACCATTAGGAGACAAATGATAAGTAGGAATCTTAGTGACATTTgtgaaaacataaatacattggTGTTTACTGAGATTAGCAACTACATAGATCAATATGATGTCACTCTTGATGTGTGTTTGTCATCAGTAAATGAACAGGCCTATGTGCTGAATCAAATGGTAAGCTTCATTTGTTACATGAAGAACCATCATAACTGTCTTTGTGGTTCTATTAATTTGATTTCCATGGCTTGGTAATGTAGCAAAAGATACAGAAGATAGATGTTTGTGTGGATGATAAAGCAGTCAACTACTTAAACAGGAAAGATGTGCAGGAGGCTCTCCATGCTAAGCTTGTTGGAGTATCCAAATGGTCAACTTGCAGCAAGTAAGGTTTACTTATTGCTCCAAAGATGAGACATTTATGAGTGCATTTAGACTTAAAGATGCAGACATGTTAAACTTGTAGATATGTCTTCATAGTTTGACTTTGAGACTTTTAGACCTATCCCTGCTATTAACTAACCATCTACCTTTTGTTACAGGGTTCTCCACTATGACCGTACAAATCTAGAGATACCAACAATTTCTATTTTAGGATCATTAGTTAATTCCAAAATCAGAGTTCTGGTATATAGGTAAGCCAATTTATTGGATCGTCTGCATTTACTCACCTAACACCATACATTACCCACCTACCCACCCTCATTTTTTAAACAACCAAAATCATTAATCTCTGTGCAGTGGAGATCAAGACTCAGTTATTCCATTAATTGGATCTCGATCTTTGGTGAATGGATTGGCCAAGGAACTTGGACTCAATACAACAGTAGCGTACAGAGCCTGGTTTGAAGGAAGACAGGTTAGTACATACCATtctatatataatacataacaTTTTATCTCAACTGTTGAAAACTAATCaaaaatttctataatttgaGTTGAGATTTCCTTAcattatagtataatatttaaattttgatatatagaTGATTTAAtgaatggtaaaaaaaaattaaaggtgttattttatcataaagttGAATACTGATGATTCGAAAGCAATACATTTTACTCAACTTTGATTTGGTTTGTAAATTTCAGGTAGGAGGATGGACACAAGTGTACGGAGACATCTTATCTTATGCCACCATAAGAGGAGCATCTCATGAAGCTCCCTTTTCTCAACCAAAAAGATCACTGCGGCTACTTAAAGCATTTCTTGAAGGAAAGCCACTTCCTGCTGTTGAATAAACTATGAACAGATTTAATTACAAAGgtttttctaattctttttaCCACAATAATAAAATCCTCACGAAAACTTCCTACTTTTGTTGGATCACTTTTTCATTGCTATCTCAGTTTcttctatgttttattttcattcaacGAGTAAATGGATTCTATTGTCATTTCTCGACGCCATCCAGCACAGAAATAACTTTCAATTTACCGTGCATATGAATGTTTATTAAATTCTCAACCTTGTCAAAAAATATAGTAGCTACTTTCTTCTCGATTTGTGCTAAACTTACATGATACGTTCCCAGAAACAAATGTGAaaggaattttaaaaaaaattgttactttcACAAAATACATGTTACCCGTTTATCCACGAGTATGCAGCAGAAAACGTGACAACAATAAATTCTTTTAACCAAGCCACAAAACAGAACGCTGAAAAATGTAAGACAATACATTTTATGAGCAACAAAGTAGTTTTCCTGTTATAGCAGAAAATAACGCTATTGATTCGATGTCGGCCAAGAAAATTAAATGTGCTTGGCTCCACAATTTCTAATAAAACTTAGACAGAAAGAAATTGTTTAATCCAAACGTAATAAAACACCAGGTATATAAATTTTACTACAGCAACATCAGCCAACAAGTTTAACATCAGTCTGCTAATGAGTTTAACATCAATCGTGCAGTGTCCCGAGAATATCGTCGTCTCTATAAAGATGATACCTACACAAAAAGCATCTAATTAGCTAAGACTTGAGAAATAGTTGGAACTtggataaacaaaaatattcttaatcCATCCCAAATAATTCATTCACATAGCCAGCCAATATAGTTCTTCGTGTGTATAGCATATATTATACTCTGTCAAAATAAGAGTTAGGACAAGAAAGGAGGAATTAATTGGTGGCAATGAGAAATATTCCAAGAACTAGCAAATTCCCCAAAACTTGATGTTTTGTTTGTTAACTAGTCACACTCAAATCCCACAGTTTTATTAAGTATGAGAATGacaagttattaaaaaaattaagacacATATCATCTTCACTTACAGTTAAGTAAATAATAAGATGACAAATAGAAAATCACTAACTCCCAACTAATATAACCTTCctgcttttattttttctttttcaatttagGGGAGGAGGGTAACAGATACTTTGTTATAAACCATGGCAATATCATTTGTAGATCATTTTACCACTCTCATAACTTCGAgtaaaatttctattttcaacatCTGCCTGGTTCAAATCATACATTTTCAATAACACACGGAGTTCAAAGTTATTTATACCATCGCAGGCAGTCCCCGATAGTATTTAGAACTGGAGGTATCGTATCTTTGTAATGAGAAAATAAGTCTTTGAGGTATTAGTACACAAAACTACCAAAGTTCATGTGTAACCATCAAAATAATCAGtttctttacaaaaataaaaggatCTCAAGAATAATCCTAGTCCAAACATTTGTATCTACCATATTAAACTATAGGATCAAGTGGAAGAATTGTATGAGCCGTGAGCCTagaaaataatctaataaaacaggtcataagaaaaatatacataCTCTTTGTTGTCAAGCTTCACCTCAGTTCCCCCATACTCAGGCAAAAGAACAGTGTCACCTTCATTTACAGCCACTGGAATTAGCTTCCCATCCTTACTATGAATGCCAGGGCCAACAGCAATAACTTTCCCGGAATTCAGCTAAAGCAAACATGTAGAAATACATCAACTTAGCAAAATCAAGAATATAACAGAAAAAGAGTGATTTTCAGAGATAAATCGTCACTTATATCACTCTAGATAAGTTGAAACACTCACTTGAAAAAgactttcaattttaaaaaaccccaaatcttcaaattttaattggTTATTGGGAATACACTAAGGCATTAtctacaaaacaaacaaacatgcaAATAACCCAAGGACTAATCccgaaaaaaaaatgtacagcATGCATCAGCTTAATTAGTACCCATCAGGTTACGATATCATATCACAGTAGCAAATACAGAAAACTCTGACAACTTCGATACCtctaaagtataaaaaataaaagagttaaaattgaataagTAAAATAGGGAAAAATCGAGGCAAGATGAAATTTTGACATGAAAAGCGAAGACCCAAAAAGAGAAATGGAAAAGGGTATGAATGAAGTAGATTGGCAAAGCTAACCTTGGAGGATTTCTCTGGTAACAAAATGCCAGCATTGGTCTTTGATGGAGGCACGATTTTCTCCACCAAAACACGATTGAACAGTGGAATCAAACGCTTTGCCATTTGGAATACACCACACAATACCAAAGAGAAGTGAAAGAACGGAACACGGAGAGTACCTTGAGGAAAAATTTGAGGTCACTTGTTAGGGTTTTACAAAGGgtttaaattcctttttaaattttcattttacattatttttttaatacaaggGGTTCTAgaatcttctcttaaatttatatttttttcactaaagtTCATATTGTGCTGAATGAATTCTCAAAATAAACGGAAAATCAGAAAGTTGATAGTTCTCTGATACACAAACcaaaaagaacaattttttcgAGATTTTTGAAATTGGATTAGTTATTAAACCGgttaaaattatagttaaataatttatcttcgACGAAACAGGTTttagtaaataatattattaaatcaatataacaccataatttatatactaaaaatatctttttgcatttgatttataatattcaaaataaatacaaatgtaaaataaaatatatcaaaatagtTGTACTAACTAGTAAATTTCCGTAATATCCATTAATAATAGCAGTGTTACATAAAAAATGgacaaattaatataatcaaattataagaaaataaaaaatatataaaaaaaagaatatattatattttatggtaaaaatttgataaaatagttcgaattaatttgtaaatcttgctaaatatatttttgatgtatgttaaaattttaaattaaatattaagataatttactttttcttttaaatcactTACTCGATGCATTGGTTTTCATGGactataaattttttgttttgtataatgACATGTGTGACATTCCAAACTCCCAAGTGATCTAATACACATGTCCTCAACAAATCTTCTAACGATTGGATCGTTTTCTCTGACCAACCATTTGTCTGATACACAGAGTTCATATGTAACTTGCTACTCAGTTCACTTTGTAGAGACTGTCAAAACTTCGATGTAAATCGCGAATCCCTGTCTGACACTATGCTCAAC
This sequence is a window from Vigna angularis cultivar LongXiaoDou No.4 chromosome 2, ASM1680809v1, whole genome shotgun sequence. Protein-coding genes within it:
- the LOC108328066 gene encoding 10 kDa chaperonin, mitochondrial, with translation MAKRLIPLFNRVLVEKIVPPSKTNAGILLPEKSSKLNSGKVIAVGPGIHSKDGKLIPVAVNEGDTVLLPEYGGTEVKLDNKEYHLYRDDDILGTLHD
- the LOC108329778 gene encoding serine carboxypeptidase-like 45, with the protein product MLSHSFTMIATIIIVLAQTLVGVTSLPASDKISSLPGQPHVKFQQYSGYITVDDQHQRALFYYFVEAQNDPTSKPLVLWLNGGPGCSSVGVGALIEHGPFKPRDNNVLEKNHYSWNKVANVLYLESPAGVGFSYSSNKSFYTLVTDEITARDNLVFLQRWFIEFPEYSNNNFFITGESYAGHYAPQLAQLIVQTKSNINLKGIAIGNPLMEFDTDLNSKAEFLWSHGLISDPTYDLFTRVCNYSTIRRQMISRNLSDICENINTLVFTEISNYIDQYDVTLDVCLSSVNEQAYVLNQMQKIQKIDVCVDDKAVNYLNRKDVQEALHAKLVGVSKWSTCSKVLHYDRTNLEIPTISILGSLVNSKIRVLVYSGDQDSVIPLIGSRSLVNGLAKELGLNTTVAYRAWFEGRQVGGWTQVYGDILSYATIRGASHEAPFSQPKRSLRLLKAFLEGKPLPAVE